Proteins encoded in a region of the Nitrospira sp. genome:
- a CDS encoding 2-isopropylmalate synthase, translating to MTRMIRIFDTTLRDGEQSPGASMNVEEKLMIAKQLARLGVDIIEAGFAYSSPGDFEAVRRIALEVEGPVVCSLARARPEDITRASEALKGAPRVRIHTFLSTSDIHLKHQFRMTREEAKKRAVEMVQLARTYVDDVEFSPMDASRSDPAYLCEVIAAVIAAGAGTINIPDTVGYAVPQEFGGLIKRIKDTVPNSGQAVISVHCHNDLGMAVANSLAAVVAGAGQVECTINGIGERAGNTSLEEIVMGLRTRRDWYGADTKVVTEEISKTSRLVSKITGMVIQPNKAIVGANAFAHTSGIHQDGLLKDKTTYEIMRPESVGLEQVKLVMGKLSGRHAFRQRLEDLGYKLSGEEVNHAFERFKRLADQKKEIYEEDLEVIISEEVAKMSERVVLKSFQVESGTNKTPKATVELEIDGNVVSHSGTGDGPVDAVYRTIAAMTQTRSKLLMFGVNAITGGTDAQGEVSVRLEEDGRTVSGHGADTDIITAAARAYLNALNKLAYFAAKQAEGVQKVSLI from the coding sequence ATGACTCGGATGATCAGAATATTCGACACGACGTTGCGGGACGGCGAGCAGTCGCCTGGGGCGAGCATGAACGTCGAAGAGAAGCTCATGATCGCCAAGCAGCTGGCACGCCTCGGCGTGGATATTATCGAGGCCGGGTTTGCCTATAGCTCGCCTGGAGATTTCGAGGCCGTGCGACGGATCGCCCTGGAAGTCGAAGGACCGGTCGTGTGCAGCCTTGCGCGGGCGAGGCCGGAAGACATTACACGAGCCTCGGAAGCCTTGAAGGGCGCGCCGCGAGTGCGCATCCATACATTTCTCTCCACGTCGGATATCCATTTGAAGCATCAGTTCCGGATGACGCGCGAGGAAGCAAAGAAACGAGCCGTGGAAATGGTGCAACTGGCACGCACCTATGTCGATGACGTCGAGTTTTCTCCGATGGACGCCAGCCGGTCGGACCCCGCGTACCTCTGTGAAGTGATTGCGGCGGTGATTGCGGCGGGTGCGGGAACGATCAATATTCCCGACACGGTGGGGTATGCCGTCCCGCAGGAGTTCGGCGGCTTGATCAAGCGAATTAAGGACACGGTGCCAAACAGCGGCCAGGCGGTCATTTCCGTGCATTGTCACAACGATTTGGGAATGGCGGTGGCCAATAGTCTCGCGGCGGTCGTGGCGGGAGCCGGTCAGGTGGAATGCACCATCAACGGTATTGGCGAACGAGCCGGCAATACCTCGCTGGAAGAAATTGTGATGGGGCTCCGGACGCGCAGGGATTGGTACGGGGCCGACACGAAGGTGGTGACGGAAGAGATCTCCAAAACCAGCCGCCTGGTCAGCAAGATCACCGGCATGGTCATTCAACCGAACAAGGCCATCGTGGGCGCGAATGCCTTCGCCCATACGTCTGGCATTCATCAGGACGGTTTGCTCAAGGATAAAACCACCTATGAAATCATGCGGCCCGAATCGGTCGGCCTGGAGCAGGTCAAGCTGGTGATGGGCAAGTTGTCAGGACGCCATGCGTTCCGGCAACGGCTGGAAGATCTGGGTTACAAGCTGAGTGGGGAAGAGGTCAATCACGCCTTTGAACGGTTCAAGCGATTGGCGGATCAAAAGAAAGAAATTTACGAGGAAGACCTCGAAGTCATCATCTCCGAAGAAGTGGCCAAGATGTCCGAACGGGTGGTCCTGAAGTCGTTTCAGGTTGAAAGTGGAACGAATAAGACGCCAAAAGCCACGGTCGAACTGGAGATTGACGGGAACGTGGTATCGCACAGCGGCACGGGCGATGGACCGGTGGATGCCGTCTACCGAACGATTGCCGCCATGACCCAGACGAGGAGCAAGCTGCTGATGTTCGGGGTGAATGCCATTACCGGGGGGACAGACGCGCAAGGAGAAGTCTCAGTGCGGCTCGAAGAAGATGGCCGGACCGTCTCCGGTCATGGCGCAGATACGGACATCATCACCGCGGCCGCCAGGGCCTATCTGAACGCCCTCAACAAACTGGCCTATTTTGCGGCCAAGCAGGCGGAAGGGGTTCAGAAGGTCAGCTTGATTTGA
- a CDS encoding cupin domain-containing protein has translation MFGTHRDRCPEFLAGDHTRLRELLHPAKADLKLGYSLAHGFLDPGEQSLWHRLKSSEVYYFIAGRGVMKVEETATAVQAGSVMYVPPGAKQSLINTGTESIEFLCLVDPAWKAEDEVVVE, from the coding sequence ATGTTCGGCACGCATCGTGACCGATGCCCTGAATTTCTAGCCGGAGATCATACCCGGTTGCGGGAACTCCTGCATCCGGCCAAGGCCGACCTGAAGTTAGGCTATAGCCTGGCTCACGGATTCCTCGACCCCGGCGAGCAGTCGCTGTGGCACCGTCTGAAATCGTCCGAGGTGTACTACTTCATCGCTGGACGTGGCGTGATGAAAGTGGAAGAAACAGCAACGGCAGTTCAGGCTGGCTCCGTCATGTATGTGCCGCCGGGCGCCAAGCAGTCGTTGATCAATACGGGAACGGAATCGATAGAGTTTCTCTGCCTGGTCGATCCCGCCTGGAAGGCGGAAGATGAGGTGGTCGTTGAATAG
- the leuB gene encoding 3-isopropylmalate dehydrogenase gives MKAKIAVLAGDGVGREIVPEAVKVLKTVAERFGHTFEFHAADVGGHAIDKVGVPLPVETLTLAKHSDAVLLGAVGGPKWEGLDYSIRPERALLGLREQLGLYANLRPAKLYPMLADASTLRREVIEGIDMLVIRELTGGIYFGKPKGVEKLPGGGERGFNTEVYTTEEIRRIAVVAFEAARKRRKKVMSVDKANVLESSELWRRVVTEVHKNYADVTLSHIYVDNCAMQLVRNPRQFDVLLCNNIFGDILSDEAAMLTGSIGMLPSASVGAKVGLFEPIHGSAPDIAGKNIANPIATIASGAMMLSYAFQLDKEAAAIEQAIVKTLDLGFRTKDIHAEGMRLVGTTEMGDAIVKNLPA, from the coding sequence GTGAAAGCAAAAATCGCAGTCCTGGCCGGAGATGGAGTCGGCCGTGAAATTGTCCCCGAAGCGGTCAAGGTCTTAAAGACGGTAGCGGAGCGGTTCGGGCACACCTTTGAATTTCACGCGGCGGATGTGGGTGGCCATGCCATCGATAAGGTCGGAGTTCCCCTTCCGGTGGAGACGCTCACCCTCGCAAAACACAGCGATGCCGTCTTGCTCGGCGCCGTCGGCGGACCAAAATGGGAAGGCCTGGATTACAGTATCCGTCCCGAGCGGGCCTTGCTTGGCCTTCGCGAGCAGTTGGGGCTCTATGCGAATTTGCGCCCGGCGAAACTCTATCCCATGCTCGCCGATGCTTCCACGTTGCGGCGTGAGGTCATCGAGGGGATCGATATGCTCGTCATCCGCGAGCTGACCGGCGGCATCTATTTCGGCAAACCGAAGGGCGTGGAAAAACTGCCTGGCGGTGGAGAGCGCGGGTTTAATACGGAGGTCTATACGACCGAAGAAATTCGCCGCATTGCGGTGGTGGCGTTCGAAGCGGCCCGCAAGCGCCGCAAGAAGGTGATGTCGGTCGATAAGGCCAATGTGCTGGAGTCCTCCGAATTATGGCGGCGGGTGGTGACCGAGGTGCATAAGAACTATGCCGACGTGACGTTGAGCCATATCTATGTCGACAATTGCGCCATGCAGTTGGTGCGCAATCCGCGTCAATTCGATGTGCTGCTCTGCAACAATATCTTCGGCGATATTTTGAGTGACGAGGCCGCCATGCTCACGGGATCGATCGGCATGCTGCCCTCCGCCAGTGTCGGCGCCAAGGTTGGCCTCTTTGAACCGATTCATGGGAGCGCTCCGGATATTGCGGGGAAGAACATTGCCAATCCCATTGCCACCATCGCCTCCGGCGCCATGATGTTGTCCTATGCTTTTCAATTGGACAAGGAAGCGGCCGCCATTGAGCAGGCGATTGTGAAGACCCTTGATCTGGGATTCCGCACCAAAGACATTCATGCCGAAGGAATGCGGTTGGTCGGGACCACTGAGATGGGTGATGCGATTGTGAAGAATCTTCCCGCGTAG
- a CDS encoding aspartate-semialdehyde dehydrogenase has translation MLKKKQAYTVAVLGATGAVGKESLEILEERNFPIETLRLFSSKRSAGEVLTCQGKEYKVEELTEASSFAGVDIAFISATDAISRDYGARLGAAGIVVIDDSAVFRMDPNVPLVVPEVNAAALQSMKRGIVAIPNCTTTPLVMALKPLRDVAGIKRVVVTTFQSVSGTGAAAMDELMDQTKALISFQDVKVQVYPYQIAFNLLPQVGSFGDGGDCSEEVKIVQETRKILDMPALRVTATTVRVPVLRCHSEAINVELERPLKANDARAAIADMPGVIVYDDPVKKLYPMPFDVSGKDEVYVGRVRVDESINNGLNLWVVSDNLRKGAALNAVQIAECLIQ, from the coding sequence ATGTTGAAGAAGAAACAAGCCTATACGGTGGCGGTGCTTGGGGCGACCGGAGCGGTCGGGAAAGAAAGTCTCGAGATTCTGGAAGAACGCAATTTCCCGATCGAGACGCTGCGACTCTTTTCGTCGAAACGTTCGGCCGGTGAGGTGCTCACGTGCCAGGGTAAGGAGTACAAAGTCGAGGAGCTCACAGAGGCGTCGTCCTTTGCGGGTGTCGACATTGCGTTTATCTCCGCGACCGATGCGATCAGCCGGGACTATGGTGCGCGGTTGGGCGCGGCAGGCATCGTGGTCATCGATGACAGTGCCGTGTTCCGGATGGATCCGAACGTTCCGCTCGTGGTGCCGGAGGTGAATGCTGCGGCGCTGCAGTCGATGAAGCGCGGCATCGTGGCCATTCCTAATTGCACCACGACTCCGTTAGTGATGGCGCTGAAGCCATTGCGCGATGTGGCGGGGATCAAACGCGTCGTCGTGACCACCTTTCAATCGGTGTCCGGCACTGGGGCGGCCGCGATGGATGAATTGATGGACCAGACGAAGGCGCTCATCTCGTTTCAGGATGTGAAGGTCCAGGTCTATCCCTATCAAATCGCGTTCAACCTGCTTCCTCAGGTGGGATCGTTCGGAGATGGTGGGGATTGTTCGGAAGAGGTCAAGATCGTGCAGGAGACGCGCAAGATTCTGGATATGCCCGCGCTCCGGGTCACGGCAACGACGGTGCGCGTGCCGGTCTTACGCTGTCACTCGGAAGCGATCAATGTCGAACTCGAACGTCCCTTGAAGGCCAACGACGCGCGGGCCGCCATTGCTGACATGCCAGGCGTGATTGTCTATGACGATCCGGTGAAGAAACTCTATCCCATGCCGTTCGATGTCTCCGGCAAAGACGAGGTGTATGTCGGACGGGTGCGCGTGGACGAATCAATCAACAACGGCTTGAATCTCTGGGTCGTCAGCGACAACCTCCGCAAGGGTGCCGCTCTCAACGCCGTTCAAATCGCCGAATGTTTGATACAATGA
- a CDS encoding DUF2905 domain-containing protein produces MDAWNGIGRLLIVAGLVLAVVGLVLTLAERWFGVGALFSWIGRLPGDVSITRERFSLYVPIATSLVLSILLSLLVYILSWLFRR; encoded by the coding sequence ATGGATGCCTGGAACGGGATCGGCCGGCTCCTGATCGTCGCAGGGTTGGTCCTAGCAGTCGTCGGACTAGTCCTCACGCTGGCGGAGAGATGGTTTGGTGTCGGTGCACTGTTCAGTTGGATCGGCAGATTACCCGGTGATGTCTCGATTACGCGAGAGCGATTCAGTCTGTATGTTCCGATCGCGACCAGTCTTGTGCTCAGCATTCTGCTGAGCCTGCTTGTGTACATCCTTTCATGGCTCTTTCGCCGCTGA
- a CDS encoding SpoIID/LytB domain-containing protein encodes MWLVLVLAQPSCAESIRVLLAQEAPFLDVRSEGAFALVSESGEMKTLHGPIHLTARADGFHLDGRRLAGGQVQLRPLRQHLTLVIGKDGGTGTATPLPVSGAVRVSRKGHALSIVNQVDLEEYVKGVVPSEVSAAWHPEMLKVQAVAARTYALYNKMLSAARDYDVVSTIQDQVYRGRTGVDHRVEDAVESTRGIVVTHQQAPIYAAFSSTAAGPTEDAVNVWANKDLPYLKGVECPFDLESPYYQWKASVKIEQLEHNLRHQGFAVGTIATITPIAYSRAGRVARLRILHSGGETILRGEDLRKAAGYTVIPSTQFEVESIGAEVVFAGYGAGHAVGLCQWGAKELAELGYSYNSILQYYYPGTELHNAARSQLLMPVIPTP; translated from the coding sequence GTGTGGCTCGTTCTCGTCTTGGCCCAGCCGTCCTGTGCCGAGTCCATTCGGGTGTTGTTGGCGCAGGAGGCGCCGTTCCTCGATGTGCGCTCAGAGGGCGCCTTTGCACTCGTCAGTGAAAGCGGCGAGATGAAGACGTTGCATGGGCCCATTCATCTCACCGCTCGGGCGGACGGCTTCCATCTCGACGGCCGACGGCTCGCAGGTGGGCAGGTGCAGCTTCGTCCGCTCCGGCAGCATTTGACCTTGGTCATCGGGAAGGATGGGGGCACGGGCACGGCGACCCCGTTGCCGGTCAGTGGGGCCGTGCGGGTGTCGCGGAAAGGCCATGCGCTCTCCATCGTCAACCAGGTTGATCTGGAAGAGTACGTTAAAGGTGTGGTGCCGTCGGAGGTCAGTGCGGCCTGGCATCCGGAAATGCTCAAGGTCCAGGCTGTGGCCGCACGGACGTATGCCCTATACAACAAAATGCTGAGCGCGGCGCGGGACTATGATGTCGTCTCGACCATTCAAGATCAGGTCTATCGGGGACGCACTGGTGTCGATCACCGGGTGGAAGATGCAGTTGAATCCACGCGGGGAATTGTGGTGACGCATCAGCAGGCGCCGATCTATGCCGCCTTCTCCTCGACGGCGGCCGGCCCGACCGAAGATGCGGTGAATGTGTGGGCCAATAAAGACTTGCCGTACTTGAAAGGCGTTGAGTGTCCGTTCGATCTGGAATCCCCCTACTACCAATGGAAAGCCAGCGTGAAAATCGAGCAGCTGGAGCATAATCTGCGCCACCAGGGGTTTGCTGTGGGCACGATTGCCACGATCACCCCGATTGCCTATAGTCGTGCCGGACGAGTGGCCCGCTTGCGGATTCTGCATTCCGGCGGCGAGACGATCTTGCGCGGGGAGGATCTTCGGAAGGCGGCGGGATACACAGTCATCCCGAGCACCCAATTTGAAGTCGAGTCGATCGGCGCCGAGGTGGTCTTTGCCGGTTACGGGGCAGGCCACGCTGTGGGGCTCTGCCAGTGGGGCGCGAAAGAGCTGGCGGAACTCGGCTATTCCTACAACAGTATTCTGCAGTACTACTATCCGGGCACAGAGTTGCACAATGCCGCCCGGTCGCAACTGCTGATGCCGGTCATTCCAACCCCCTGA
- the queA gene encoding tRNA preQ1(34) S-adenosylmethionine ribosyltransferase-isomerase QueA, translating into MLLSEFDFPFDPALVADHPVLPRDQARLLVMERASGTRAHRRVADLPSLLSPGDLVVVNNTKVMPARMPAQVRATGKQLDLLFVQDLGANLWEVLIKGRFRPGAKIDFPGDASGEIVERSQARTTLMVKGVTNVYDLMHEAGTMPLPPYIKREPSTEDQGWYQTVFAQHEGAIAAPTAGLHFTRELLESMRAKGIGVAQVTLHVGPGTFRSVKSERIEDHQMLAEQVAVSDATVGQIRRAQQDGHRVIAVGTTVVRALETAARGGRGIEPYQGPADLFITPGFRFQVIDALMTNFHLPRTTLLMLVSAFVGVEPLRDAYQEAVVQRYRFYSYGDAMLLGTGWPLVT; encoded by the coding sequence ATGCTGCTCAGCGAATTTGATTTCCCATTTGATCCGGCGCTTGTCGCCGACCACCCGGTGCTCCCGCGCGATCAGGCGCGGTTGTTGGTTATGGAGCGGGCGAGCGGTACGAGGGCGCATCGCCGCGTAGCGGATCTTCCGTCATTGTTGAGCCCTGGCGATCTGGTGGTGGTGAATAACACGAAGGTGATGCCGGCGCGCATGCCAGCTCAGGTGCGGGCGACGGGAAAACAGCTGGATCTGCTGTTTGTGCAGGATCTCGGAGCGAATCTGTGGGAGGTGCTGATCAAGGGACGTTTTCGACCAGGGGCCAAGATCGATTTCCCAGGTGACGCCAGCGGCGAGATCGTGGAGCGAAGCCAGGCCCGTACGACCCTCATGGTCAAAGGCGTGACCAATGTGTATGACCTCATGCATGAGGCCGGCACCATGCCACTCCCTCCATATATTAAGCGTGAGCCGTCAACGGAGGATCAAGGCTGGTACCAGACGGTCTTTGCGCAACACGAGGGGGCTATTGCGGCGCCGACGGCGGGACTGCATTTCACGAGAGAATTGCTGGAGTCGATGCGGGCCAAGGGCATCGGGGTCGCGCAGGTGACCTTGCATGTCGGTCCCGGCACATTTCGCAGCGTGAAGAGTGAACGGATCGAGGATCATCAGATGCTGGCGGAGCAGGTGGCGGTGTCGGATGCCACGGTTGGGCAGATTCGCCGTGCCCAACAGGATGGCCACCGGGTGATCGCGGTCGGGACCACGGTCGTACGGGCGCTGGAGACGGCGGCTCGTGGCGGGCGCGGCATCGAGCCCTATCAGGGGCCGGCCGATCTGTTCATCACGCCGGGGTTTCGGTTTCAGGTGATCGACGCGCTGATGACGAACTTCCATCTGCCGCGAACGACGCTGCTGATGCTGGTGTCCGCGTTTGTGGGCGTGGAACCGCTCCGGGACGCCTATCAGGAAGCGGTGGTGCAACGGTACCGGTTTTACAGTTATGGGGATGCGATGCTGCTAGGAACGGGATGGCCGCTCGTTACATGA
- a CDS encoding SurA N-terminal domain-containing protein, whose amino-acid sequence MIKLLREAAHDYPWFLKSIMGILALAFVITMGWWGFGQQGGNVVASVGDQTVPLDEYRRAYENTYRFYKDKGQNEIKDELLKQFVLDQLIDNRMWLHVAKEMGLTVSDEDLRKAITQRAEFQKNGAFDPDSYRRLLSANRLTPASFEAMEAKDILTNKARLVIMDAVALTPSEYAEAQTLASREGESDPAKAAIIKERVHQNLLFQKQQRALMAYSESMKSKVPVKIHKELM is encoded by the coding sequence ATGATCAAACTGCTACGCGAAGCCGCTCACGATTATCCCTGGTTCCTGAAATCCATCATGGGCATTCTTGCCCTGGCGTTCGTCATCACCATGGGTTGGTGGGGATTCGGCCAGCAAGGCGGCAACGTCGTCGCGTCTGTCGGGGACCAAACTGTCCCGCTCGATGAATATCGCCGCGCCTATGAAAATACGTATCGATTCTACAAAGACAAGGGACAGAACGAGATCAAGGACGAGTTACTCAAGCAATTCGTGCTCGACCAGCTCATCGACAATCGCATGTGGCTACATGTCGCGAAAGAGATGGGACTCACGGTGTCGGATGAGGATTTGCGCAAGGCGATCACGCAGCGGGCGGAGTTTCAGAAGAACGGGGCGTTCGATCCCGATTCGTATCGTCGACTGCTGTCGGCCAACCGACTGACACCGGCCTCCTTCGAGGCGATGGAAGCCAAGGATATCCTCACCAATAAAGCACGATTGGTGATCATGGATGCAGTGGCCCTGACGCCGTCCGAATATGCCGAAGCTCAGACCCTGGCCTCACGCGAAGGCGAATCCGATCCAGCCAAAGCCGCCATCATCAAAGAGCGCGTGCATCAGAACCTGCTGTTCCAGAAACAACAGCGGGCCTTGATGGCCTATTCCGAATCGATGAAGAGCAAGGTCCCCGTTAAGATCCACAAAGAGCTCATGTAA
- a CDS encoding RDD family protein: MSPTFRGFYSGGDSKGKCQNRMDSGCEKIATLFVQVEQICYSDDELGRFPVAEEAIGHGPVELGVYPKAQVLNRFIAKTIDLLIVAAAGKLVPPIGVLAGLAYILLADGFGGGRSVGKRLIGLQTIVPRTRDPAGFRESIIRNLPCGLAQLAFEIPYVGWIGWGAVLSLEGLLVIGNEQGRRLGDDIAKTQVLESGQLDVSD; encoded by the coding sequence TTGTCGCCAACGTTTCGCGGATTCTACTCAGGGGGCGACAGCAAAGGCAAGTGCCAGAATCGCATGGACAGCGGGTGTGAGAAGATTGCGACTTTGTTTGTGCAGGTTGAACAGATTTGTTATAGTGACGACGAATTGGGGAGATTTCCGGTGGCGGAGGAGGCAATCGGGCACGGCCCGGTGGAACTGGGCGTCTATCCCAAAGCCCAGGTGCTGAATCGCTTCATCGCCAAAACGATCGATCTCCTGATCGTCGCGGCGGCGGGTAAGCTGGTCCCGCCGATCGGTGTTCTTGCCGGGCTTGCCTACATTCTGCTGGCCGACGGGTTTGGTGGTGGTCGCAGTGTCGGGAAGCGGCTGATCGGACTTCAAACCATCGTCCCACGTACCAGGGATCCGGCGGGTTTCCGGGAGTCGATCATCCGCAATCTGCCCTGTGGCCTTGCCCAGTTGGCGTTTGAAATCCCGTATGTGGGATGGATTGGCTGGGGCGCGGTGCTCTCGCTGGAAGGACTGCTGGTCATCGGGAATGAACAGGGGCGCCGGTTGGGCGATGACATCGCCAAGACGCAGGTGCTGGAGAGCGGACAGCTGGATGTGTCGGATTGA
- a CDS encoding rod shape-determining protein — translation MFGWFSNDLAIDLGTATTLVYVQGKGIVLNEPSVVAVEKKTERVMAVGADAKRMLGRTPGNIIAVRPMKEGVIADFEKAEAMLSHFIQKAHNRTAFVRPRIIIGVPSRITQVEQRAVRDSAELAGAREVYLIEEPVAAAIGAGLPITEPSGNMVVDIGGGTTDIAVISLGGIVYSESVKVAGDRMDDAIMNYIKKKYNLLIGEHMAERIKFEIGSAYPFEERKTMMIKGRDLISGIPRTLVVDDAEVREALQEPIGTIVNAIKVALENTPPELAGDIIDRGIVLTGGGSLLKGMDTRFREETNLPIITVDDPLTSVVLGVGKILDELDLLRKVSVMSQCSTSR, via the coding sequence ATGTTCGGGTGGTTCTCCAACGATCTCGCGATCGATTTGGGGACGGCCACGACTCTCGTCTATGTTCAGGGGAAGGGCATCGTCCTCAACGAACCTTCCGTGGTCGCCGTAGAGAAAAAGACGGAACGCGTGATGGCCGTCGGCGCCGATGCGAAACGGATGCTGGGACGTACACCAGGCAACATCATCGCGGTGCGGCCGATGAAAGAAGGCGTCATTGCCGATTTCGAGAAGGCCGAAGCGATGCTGAGTCACTTCATTCAGAAGGCTCATAATCGAACGGCATTCGTACGGCCCCGCATCATCATCGGGGTTCCGTCCCGGATTACCCAAGTGGAACAGCGCGCGGTGCGGGATTCCGCCGAATTGGCCGGTGCGCGCGAGGTCTACCTGATTGAAGAACCGGTGGCGGCCGCTATCGGCGCCGGATTGCCGATTACCGAACCGTCAGGAAACATGGTGGTCGACATCGGCGGCGGGACGACGGACATCGCGGTAATCTCGTTGGGCGGCATCGTCTATAGCGAGTCGGTCAAGGTGGCCGGCGACCGGATGGATGACGCCATCATGAACTACATCAAGAAGAAATATAATCTGCTCATCGGAGAGCATATGGCCGAACGGATCAAGTTCGAGATCGGCTCGGCCTATCCGTTCGAAGAACGCAAGACCATGATGATCAAGGGACGCGACTTGATCTCCGGCATCCCCCGTACACTGGTGGTGGATGATGCCGAGGTCCGGGAGGCGTTGCAGGAACCCATAGGAACCATCGTCAATGCCATCAAGGTGGCGCTGGAAAATACACCACCTGAATTGGCCGGAGACATCATCGATCGCGGCATCGTGTTGACTGGCGGCGGATCCTTGCTGAAGGGAATGGACACTCGGTTTCGGGAAGAGACGAATCTTCCGATCATTACGGTCGACGACCCGCTGACCTCCGTGGTCTTGGGCGTGGGGAAGATTCTCGACGAGTTGGACCTCCTGCGCAAGGTATCGGTTATGTCGCAGTGCAGCACCTCTCGATGA
- the mreC gene encoding rod shape-determining protein MreC: MAISRSTYGTRRLAIVLFACLLIALFLLPSQSQRLLQYVGGPLGQVLSLPLAAFSSVDHGISETWSGYVALQTVHEENRQLRRDIDLLKGQNNQLRESVAAAQRYETLLSFKQQSPSQTVAAQVIGRDATNWYRGMILNKGESDGVRPEMGVVTPAGVVGRIVKTNSTSSVVLLVTDPNNAIAGVIQRTRDEGIVEGTSNGRARLKYIPLLSRVQAGDRVVTSGLTGAFPRGLAIGGLIQVEKSEGDLFQSAEIEPEVDLSKLDEVLIITAPYDDAEAAQKLLQEIHGDRKKP, translated from the coding sequence ATGGCTATATCGCGCTCTACATACGGCACCCGGCGTCTCGCCATCGTCCTGTTCGCCTGCCTGCTCATCGCCCTCTTTCTGCTCCCTAGTCAAAGCCAGAGGTTGCTGCAGTATGTCGGTGGGCCGTTAGGCCAGGTCCTCAGTCTGCCCCTCGCCGCGTTTTCCTCCGTGGATCATGGCATTTCCGAAACTTGGAGCGGGTATGTCGCGCTGCAAACCGTGCATGAGGAAAACCGCCAGCTCCGCCGCGACATCGATCTGCTCAAGGGCCAGAACAATCAGCTGCGTGAATCCGTGGCTGCGGCGCAGCGCTACGAGACCCTGCTGAGCTTCAAGCAGCAGTCGCCTTCGCAAACGGTGGCTGCGCAAGTCATCGGGCGGGATGCCACCAACTGGTACCGCGGGATGATCCTCAATAAAGGCGAGAGCGACGGGGTGCGGCCGGAAATGGGCGTCGTGACGCCAGCCGGCGTGGTCGGGCGCATTGTCAAAACCAATTCCACGTCGTCCGTCGTGTTGCTCGTGACCGATCCCAACAATGCGATCGCCGGGGTGATCCAGCGGACCCGTGACGAAGGTATTGTCGAGGGTACCAGCAACGGCCGCGCGCGACTCAAATATATTCCGCTGTTGTCGCGGGTGCAGGCCGGTGATCGGGTCGTCACCTCCGGTCTGACCGGCGCCTTCCCACGCGGGTTGGCGATCGGAGGGTTGATCCAAGTCGAAAAATCAGAAGGTGATCTGTTTCAGTCGGCCGAGATCGAACCGGAAGTTGACCTGTCGAAGCTGGATGAAGTGCTGATCATCACGGCTCCCTATGACGATGCTGAGGCTGCGCAGAAGCTGCTGCAGGAAATCCACGGGGATCGGAAGAAGCCATGA